A window from Citrus sinensis cultivar Valencia sweet orange chromosome 3, DVS_A1.0, whole genome shotgun sequence encodes these proteins:
- the LOC127900821 gene encoding uncharacterized protein LOC127900821 translates to MATSGSILQDHRDVVLAAFGSFLGYKPILYAKLMAVCERLELAIQLGYSVLEVESDSTTVVSWIHTQGPVRCEYSYSLHQVCRLVTSFPIQVRHVLREATSVADFLANWACTHRTSRHFLSPRELPKGLSGILYLDAHTIPHVRR, encoded by the coding sequence ATGGCTACTTCTGGGAGCATTCTTCAAGATCATCGGGACGTGGTTTTAGCAGCTTTTGGATCCTTTTTGGGCTACAAGCCGATCTTATATGCTAAGCTCATGGCGGTGTGCGAGAGGTTGGAGCTTGCCATTCAACTTGGGTATTCAGTGCTTGAGGTTGAGTCGGACTCAACTACAGTGGTGTCATGGATTCACACCCAGGGTCCTGTTCGATGTGAGTACTCTTATTCTCTGCACCAGGTGTGCCGTCTGGTAACGTCATTCCCCATTCAGGTGAGACATGTTCTTCGCGAGGCTACTTCTGTTGCTGATTTTCTAGCCAACTGGGCGTGCACTCATCGGACTAGCCGGCATTTCTTATCTCCTCGGGAGCTTCCCAAAGGCTTATCTGGTATTCTTTACTTGGATGCCCATACAATCCCCCATGTCAGACGTTAG